In Aythya fuligula isolate bAytFul2 chromosome 21, bAytFul2.pri, whole genome shotgun sequence, the DNA window TCAAGGCatggaaaaatcatttattgCAAATCAGTGAATTGATCACCTGCTGGGTGATCATGTGTGCACTTTTCATCTGCTGCTTAGAAAACACAGAATGTTTTTTATGACTTTCTTTTACTTCTCAGTAGCTGACAGCCTGCTTCCATGCAGGTTTGCTGCAGTTTGGTTGATGAAGCAGGAGCTCCCAGAGAACAATACACATTTAAACAGCATTGATAACACCATTTCATGTTCCTGCTACCAGCTTAAAGCTCTAATGTGTGTAGCTAACCTTTCCAGGTGTTTCGAATtaaccatttcatttttttcagagctctgctgtcACACCAAACATGTATGTGATCGTTATGTCTGAGCAATATATGTTCATGTAAAATGTGGTCAGATGGCTGTTTGAGTTAGCAGAATAAGGCAGAAGAAGAAGCAGCTTAAGTTACTTTGCTGcttctttatcttcttttatCAAACACAGTCTTGTGCCTGCTGTGCTTCGCACTGTTTATATGTGCTTGAAGAACCAGTTAGTGTTTACCTGAGCAAAGTTTATCCTCCCTCATAAATACGTGAGTAAATTCCCAGTGCTGGAATTCTCTGCTGGCTCGAGAGCCAGTTTAAGATTTACTGCATCAGGCTTGGAGTTGAACTGATATCAGAGGGGGTTGCTCACGTGGCTGGCAGCCTTGTAGAGCTGGCTCGTGGCTGGGAGAATTTTCAGTCTGCCAGTGCAATTGCCTGGTTCTAATTCTCGTGTTTTTCTTTGGTTACTTCCTTAGCGTGGCCTTGTTGGGCCCCCAGGACCTCCTGGCCCTCAGGGACCTCCAGGAGCACCTGGTGCTGAAGTCACCCGGGAAGTCCTTCTGCAGGAGTTTAAGGAGATATTAAAAGGTAAAGAATGTGAGAGCTTTGAGCTTCTGTGATCAATTCCTTTCAGTAAGCACCATGGCAAATAAGAAACTGGCTTTGCAATGTTTACCCTAAAGCATTTCCCTACCTGATAATCAGAAGTTTGAAGAAGTGTTTCCTTCGTGCTGGTTAGTTCAAGTTGAAGAATTGAGTGTAGAGAAATCTAATCACACAGCTGACGGTTTCATAGACCAAGTGCTTAAACTAAgccttttttcctctatttttttttttgtcttcagaagcCATTGAGCGCCGGGCATCCCTTGCTATTTCAGCCCATCCTAGCCAGCTGCCTCCACTCCTGCTCTCCTTGGAGGAAGTTTCACCCCACAGACGTGTGGAGGAGGCGTTCCATTGCAAGCTAAAAGGACAAGTCGTCGTAGATAAGAAGACCCTGGTGGAACTTCAGAACTTCCAGTCGGTGAGAAGGGCTTAGAGACTGAACCTGTGCAGCTCCACAACAGCCACAGTGCGTGGATCAGCCATAGTTCCCCCAGTCTGCAAAGCTGCTAGGTGGCTCTGTAGCTAAAGGTGTTTCCTGAAGGGGAAGGCTGATCCCAGAAGCTCATCTCAGGACTGGATACTGTGAATATTGCACTACCTTTTTATGTAATTGACATAAATTGGACCTTATTCAGTGATTTCAGTCCTAAAGCTCAGCTGCAGTAGGATGGACAGTTAGCTATGAGTTGTCTTCTTCCTTGCCAGAGGAAAAGAGGCAgactttctttctgtcttgcatCCCAGCTGAGTCTCATGACAGTTCTTACTGAAGTTCTAACAGGTCTGTGCAAGAGAGGGCTGTCTCACAGGTCTAAACAGCCAATTTCTATTTCAGTTAATGAGAAAGACCTGTCCACATTTGACATTCATCTGAAGgatgtattcctttttttcaatGCAAACCCTGTTTTATTCCAGAGTAATCTTTGGATgtagaaaaatgtcagaagGAGGCAGCAATCATCGATTATAGATCTGTAAGCCCAAGGGTGATCATTTGTTAGATGAGTCAGTTTTGATGCTAAAATTCTTTAGATATTGTCTTATAGAAGACAATAAATGTTAcctatataattttattatagtCATATTTAAATTACAAGCATGCTGTCATGGGATGCTGTAAGTCATTATGAGCAAGCTCTTGAATTTGATGATGTTAAACCTTCTGCTAACCATTTTTGAACCAGTTGCAAACAGGACCTGAATGTGAAGTATAAATGCTAGTCAAAGTAATAGCTAAAAACTGTCTGTGCAGTAAGGTGCTGAGCTTTCATCCCATCTAGATGAAGTCCCATCTCTGCAGAATCCTGTCCAGCAGATCTTTTTCTATGGAGTACTTTTGCTGCTAGGACTTCACAGCTGCAGGACTAGAGGCAGTGGTTATGTTCTGGATAGGGTGCTTTCCTGGATCTTTCCCAAATACACTTGTGGAAGCCTGGTTTGACAGCACTGTGGGTGCTGGCACAGAGGCAAGATTGTACTTGAAGTGTAGGCAGGGCTAGAGAGATCTGCTGCCTCATTAATTAGGAGGGAAAATGTGAATAAAGACATCTCAGCAATCAGCGCGTAGGCTGATGCTTCCCATGCTTTGTTATCGTATGCCTAGCTTGTTTCTAATTGCTTCTGGCCCTGAAGCTGATGTGGGAGGGCTGGCAGGCCTCTGGATGCCAgcctttcatttcagctttggGACAAGAAGTGTCTGGTTTTAGCTTGTGTTCTGATATAGGGGAATTTAACAGGGAGGGAGACGGTGGTTGCTCCtgcaaagatgaaaacattGTCTTTAGACAGTCTAAGGGGGAGAGAGaattcccctccctccaccctgTCAGTTTAATGATGCAAAGGAGCCAGCGGTTTGATACTTCCCAGTGAGATGATAGGGAATGAATATAATTCCTGGCTTTGGAACTTATCCAAAACATTTTGAGATACATGGAAATGAACATGGGCTCAGAAAGGGACTGGTATTCCTTTGTCATTTGAATGCGGTGTCTCCATCACTCTGACCTTGAGTATTCAGAGAGCATATAATGGTTTTCTCATCTTCCCATGCTAAATTTCCTCCACGAGTGTTCATCCCCTCTCTTCTTTGTCTTCCAATGTCCTTGATATTTGGAATTAAACATGTTGTACTCCCTCTATCACACCTCTGTTTCCCGTATCTCAGACTTTGGAGTTTCTGACAAATTACCtccttttcaaagaaagaaaatggcaagAACTGAAGTAACTATAGCCTCTGACAGGCTATGGAAGTGGGATTAATGTGAGGCTCAGGAATATCACTAGAGATGGATCATTCAAGGTTAAGGTGGCCCATGTGTTCATGCTGGAAGATCTCAGGAGGAGTTCTGGTGTCTCTAGTGCCTTGAGATCAAGTTAAATGTCTGCCTTTAGTAGCTGAACTTCATTACTGCTTTGGGAGATCCTACATGCATTATTGTTGCTGTGCAGGCTTGGGTTATCCATTATTTAATAACAGATAAGTCAGTGCATTGCTTTCCACAGTCTTTATCACCGAAGAGCTAAGCTGGCAGTTCACATCTCAGTTCTCTGCACATGGTTCCTACTTTCCACCAGGAAGGAAGCTGTGGAGTGGATGGGGGAGGCATGGGGATAAAAGATGGACTGGGGAAGAGAAGGTGATCTTGGTTTGTAGAAAATGGACACTGACTTGTTTGCTTTAAGTCTGATTATTGAAATAACTGGCGTACAAGTAGTTTCTCAGATGTAAATCCCTGCAGTGTTGGAAGCAGCTGGGTGAGCATGCTGCTGTGAGACAGTAAATGCAACAGGGAACTCTAATTGGCATGAGGTTTAATGGAATATTTTTGCCCAGAGAAACCTCTCCCTTCTCAGAACCAACCCTTTGCATTGTCTATTTCTATGAGTAAAAGAATAACAAAGCCACAGAAGGCATGAAGAAACAGGAATGCTTTATCAGTGATAATTTACTGGTGCCTAAAATTGCCTTCCATGCCCATCCAGTGGTTTTGGAATTAGGTTGCTGATTCTGCTAATAGCTGTAACAAGAAAGGAATGAATTAACAATGCAGAACAGTTTTGCACATACGAGGCTTGGATCTGCACTTCCAGtgatgtaaattaaaaatagcattactGAAAGTGATTGCACAGTGATGGCATAAGAGTGGAATCAATCTCATTCCACAGTCTTTGCTGCTAGGTTAGCTGTTAGATCCTCTCTCACGTAGAAGAAACTTAGTTCCTTTTTGTGTTTAGGTGTATCTGTTCACAGGCACACATCAGTGCACACTGATAAATGTAGATACGTTTGTAAAACATTTCCAGTTAGGTTCTGTGGAATTTAAGTCTAGGTCTGGATCTTGATAAATAGGGACTGGGAATTACCCTGTGAGCCTTGCTTGGGATTTTGCAGGTTAGTCGTTTCCTTCTACCATGCAGTAACTCTACGCAGGCACCACCCGCAAACCAAACGTTTGCAgccttttactttctttcagagagaaagcagctaagcagttctttttcttttcattttattttttttttattttttttttttaagtataataGCACCTGTAGCAACATCGCTATGAGTTCCAGCTCTTCCTTTCAGACCCCTCTCTCTATCTAGCATAGGAAAGTACTCAAATTTTGGCTTATTGAGTTCTGTTGAGACCGCCCTGTTAGGCACTCATGCATGTATTAGGGATACAGCGGAGTGTGTGTCTCACAAAGGCAGGTTTGAACTGCTCTTCCGTCCCTCAGGACCAATGCAGGACAAATCTCTCAGAACAGCATCCATGGGAATGCGTTTACACTGCACAGAATGCCCTTGCGGTGGAAGCAGAGTCTGACTAATGTGCTTTCTTGGCCCATTGAAGCCACTCTTGCTTCTCCCCAGCTCTAGCCAAATTCATATCAGACAGGCCAAAACTAACAATAAACATTTCTTGCAGAGTTTATTTTAGTCTAAGTCAGATAATCTGCTGTGAGTTTGACTTAAGACTGCTCCCTTGCCATAAGGAGAATCTGCATGCTGTTTCCCTAGGTTTTTTGCCTAATCGGTGGAATCCAAGGCTGGAAGAGAATGAAACTAAATATGGAATCTGTAAGAATATGAACAGTTGTTCTTTCATAGTATCAGAGCTGTCTGACTCCTACCTAAAGTGGCTGGAGAGCCATGATTATTTCCTCTGTACCTGTACTTGGGGACTTGCTCAATGTCTGCTCTTATTTTACAGCCTCTGGCCAAAGGAGCTTTTCTCCGGGGGACAGGATTAAATCTGTCAACGGGACGTTTCACAGCACCCGTGTCTGGGATCTACCAGTTCTCAGCCAACGTTCATATCGGTGAGTGCTGTCCACAGAAGCCTTCCCTGTACTGCTTGAGAAATGCAGGAGGGAGTCCTGGAGAACTCAATCTCTGGTGGGTCTTGTTTGATTTGAAGCATGTGCAATGTCAGCCCTTTGCAGTGAGCTCTCCCTTTGGTACACCATGACCCAAAACCCCAATCTTGGGCGATTTCACAGCAGGCTGCTCCATGCAAACCAAACCAGTCAACACTCCTTAGGGAGGGTGAGCTTAGGCACCAAATATATTTATGTGCAGAGTGTGTGGCTTCCAAAGAAGACATTGGATAAAATAAGCGTGATGATATAGAACTGAATCAAGACATTTTTGACTCTAGCTTGTCGCCAATACAATTGTTTGTTTAATCATTTGGTGATGAAGCACCTAGAAGGGTGCTTTCCTAGGAAGCCGCAATATTACTGGAATCTATTTCAACCCAAACACTAGGAAgtaattttctgctgtgttcCAAAAGTGTTTATCTTTGtttctctgccttccccagATCATAGTGAGTTAAAGAGTAAAGTCCAGCTCCGAGCCAGAGATAATGTTCGAGTGTTGATCTGCATCGAATCTCTCTGCCACCGATACACGTGAGTTACTGCAATGCTGTCTGggcaattatttttctcatatggGCTGATGTTTCAACCAGCTGTGGAAATCAGGTTTACCAACAGTGAATTTTATACCAAAAATGCTTGTAGaacttttctgaaaagatgGATTCCTTGTAGCCCTTAggctttgtgtgtttgtttttttttttccccgttttttaacttttcagtgGATGGTGTCAGGTACTCTAAATAGCAGAATAAATATTACATATGTT includes these proteins:
- the C1QTNF12 gene encoding adipolin; translation: MKGCTWVFVATLLCQQFCLFRVMAAKKERKMKKEPNQYTEPFNATLSNSEELHGHPKILESPDPRITDPRRTWISFVHRPDDGNTSKRRCKGKDKKLRGLVGPPGPPGPQGPPGAPGAEVTREVLLQEFKEILKEAIERRASLAISAHPSQLPPLLLSLEEVSPHRRVEEAFHCKLKGQVVVDKKTLVELQNFQSPLAKGAFLRGTGLNLSTGRFTAPVSGIYQFSANVHIDHSELKSKVQLRARDNVRVLICIESLCHRYTSLEVIAGLESNSKIFTVYVHGLLQLQAGQYTSIFVDNSAGAPITIQNGSDFMGMLMGA